One stretch of Miscanthus floridulus cultivar M001 chromosome 18, ASM1932011v1, whole genome shotgun sequence DNA includes these proteins:
- the LOC136523797 gene encoding uncharacterized protein, producing the protein MLDHHTRATESLIHPSCNSSKQQTEQQQLLLLYISYHLTTKKKRATTHGLTTHPLLGHLPSNPTSNWAISIRADQAAFWTVAGQNQRGLNLYHTTSHQLGSNLVTPHIQALAPRATLPPHDAHSTTRGNRGLLFPTRDSDSSSLPPPPSRRAPRAPAPRAYPAIPRRRGRLALQLRRPPIGRSRRRSSPGAPRTSCGSSARAAAWTTAPTPAAHCAAEIFAGHRAAAAGDEAASLLARLADAEADAAELRARAERLEREATDQDELLTAILSATSRAGDSGAGGGPLLRTRDGEEEEEERARYDARGDQEQDAREEQSDHAVDTTDAEALAAAFYAQQRQKHDDDFYMATCTSSTCDCHDH; encoded by the exons ATGCTGGATCACCATACAAGAGCAACAGAATCACTCATCCATCCATCCTGCAATAGTAGCAAGCAGCAAACTGAGCAGCAACaactcctcctcctctacatctcctACCACCTGACAACCAAGAAGAAGAGGGCCACCACCCACGGCCTCACCACACACCCGCTCCTGGGCCACCTCCCG TCCAACCCGACTTCAAATTGGGCCATATCAATCCGGGCGGATCAAGCCGCATTCTGGACCGTTGCGGGCCAAAACCAACGAGGCCTGAATCTTTATCATACCACATCTCATCAACTTGGATCAAACCTCGTCACTCCTCACATCCAGGCGCTCGCCCCTCGCGCGACTCTCCCTCCCCACGACGCCCACTCTACCACGCGCGGGAATCGCGGACTTCTCTTCCCCACGCGTGACTCCGACTCCTCCTCTCTCCCCCCACCCCCATCGCGTCGCGCGCCCCGCGCTCCTGCGCCACGTGCCTACCCAGCCATCCCTCGCCGTCGCGGACGACTAGCTCTCCAGCTCCGGCGGCCTCCGATTGGACGGAGTCGCAGACGCTCCTCCCCCGGCGCTCCGAGGACCAGCTGCGGCAGCtccgcgcgcgccgccgcgtgGACGACCGCGCCAACGCCCGCGGCCCACTGCGCCGCCGAGATCTTCGCGGGccatcgcgccgccgccgccggggacgaggccGCCTCCCTCCTCGCGCGCCTCGCAGACGCCGAGGCCGACGCCGCCGAGCTGCGCGCCCGCGCCGAGCGACTCGAGCGCGAGGCCACCGACCAGGACGAGCTGCTCACCGCGATCCTTTCGGCCACCTCGCGCGCCGGGGACTCCGGCGCCGGTGGTGGGCCCCTGCTCCGCACCCGcgacggggaggaggaggaggaggagcgggcgCGCTACGACGCGCGTGGGGATCAGGAGCAGGACGCTCGTGAGGAGCAGTCGGACCACGCCGTTGACACCACCGACGCCGAGGCCCTCGCCGCCGCGTTCTATGCTCAGCAGCGCCAGAAGCACGACGACGACTTCTACATGGCTACCTGTACCTCCTCCACCTGTGACTGCCACGATCATTAA